GCATAAGTTTGAGGTATTTACAAAGCATAATTTATCATCTGGGAACATGGAAAATTagaaatgtgatgatttaacatCTGTGCGATGCCAAAAGGTTTTCATCTACTTATCTATTAATGCTTAGAAATGTGTGCAAAGCTGTTGCCTTGGATGAAAAGAATGTGAGGCTGGACCTGAGGCATAACATGTGAGAGGAAGCATGGGGAGCTCCCAGTGAGGGACAACAGTGGAGATGAGGGAAGAGGATCTGGCTGAGCACAAGGACTGCCTTCTCTCGCAGCTGTGTAACGTTACGCCCATCGTGAAAAAAGTTGAGCACTCTTCCGGCGAAAACAAATATAACACAACAAATCATTGACAAGTGTGTGCAGTCTGCAGCGGGTTAGAAATAGACCCGAAAAAAGAGCGTGCAGGATGGGAAGGTGGGAGCAAGACCACCGCTGCCAGcgaaacaaaaatgcaaaacatggATGCAAACAGTGGCTACATACACCAATCCTCACCTCGCTTGTGTCTGCAACACAAATATGATCGAGGCGGCGGAAGATTTGGTTTTATAGGGTGTTTGTGGGCTTTAATCAGCAAGTGTGTCTCACTATTTGGCAGTGAAAGCAGCCCCCGGACCTGACAGCAGCACGATCAGCGGGGACAGGATGTGACAGATTTTGAATCCATGAAAAGTTTCGATTGATCCAACTCAAATATCGCAACCTGTAGGGTGTAAACTTAAACTGGTGATTTGCCATCAGGCGTGTGCTTGATCTGTAAACACATGCCCGCCGGGTGATCCTCACTATCTGGCCGGGTTATTagtataaaaacagaaagtgtTTCCATTCTCGCCTGGTAGCTGTGTGGCTAAGCTAAGCGCAAAGCTATCTAGCATCAACATcatcacacactgactgacgGCCTGGACACAAACCTCAGCCCCTGAGAGCCGCCCCGCCAAAAACTTACCGGCTTTCTCCTGATCGTATCCCACGACAATAAAATAGTCAGCAAATCTAGCCATGTCTGCTGCTTTTCCAGAGATATACCAACACAATTCAGCATTTTTCCTGCTTCCAAAGCACAGCCATGTTTGACAGAAGGAGTGTCACTGCGCTTGCGTGCAGGAGAGGGAGACATCCATGGGCGTGGGCCCTGGAGTTTACAAATACAGCTCTGTGTCCCAACAGAGCCCCCCTTTTGGCTCCAAGCAGGGGTCCACAAGTTTTTTCTTTATACAAGGGGCAGCCACCACACCAGAATAATACTGTAGTTTACTGTAAATGTGGGAAATATAGCCTATAGAGAGCTACAGTGGCAAGCATGTAATCATAACAGTGAGTACTGCCTGGTTATTGCAATAGGAGGGAATTAGtccagagatgggaccaagtcattgttctGCAAGCCACAAGTcttaagtctttgcactcaagtcccaagtcaagataggcaagtcccaagtcaagtccaagtccaagtcaagtcctaTACATTTAAATTTGAGTCCTTAACAAGCCATAATGCACTACTCACCAATTATAATGCTATTCAAAAAATATAgtaaaaataatatattaaataaacaattatGACACAACTTATCACCCACTTACaatggacccatctaaccctaaagGCACACAAgatgggtcaacgactcacatgtgactGAAACAGctctgaaactcagagctcacatgACCTTAGCgactgtaagggttcacacccacacagaatttaaagcctgcaactccacaccagtctgttagaactgaagaggccatttgggtgagaggcaaaGCATCTTCAggaagtccagttgcctacgatatagcacttatgattaccatgacctggataaCTGAGATTCTTCACTGATGACAATTATgagtgcttttttaaaaaaatgtatttattcattaaaacaAGTGCAACtgaacttaaaggtccagtgtgtaggatttaggggcatctattggcagaaattgtatATAATATGATAACTATGTTTTGATTAGAGCATAATCACCCCAAAAATAAGacttcttgtgtttttgttactttagaagAAGCTGTTTCTtttgggtcctcttccacagagtctaccatgttgtttctacagtagcccaggatgaacaaatcaaacactggctctagtaAGGGCCATTCAGGTTTTTGCATTAACCACATGCgagaagtttcagctctgcAACTCCACCAGTAGGTGTCACTAAATCccacatactggacctttaatcatAAAAAAGTAGTGCTGGCATTGTACTTTCATATTGCTATTAACTAGTGCCACAACAGATTGAATTTTGTATGGTCTTATCCTGTCTATACATTTTTCCTCCCAAAGTTACTGGGGAaaagtatcaagtattttcaagtccaAAGGCTCAAGTAcaagtgaagtcatgagtcattggtGTAAAATTCCAAGTCAAGCTgtaagtcttttttgattttgtttagttgtgtctaaagtcattaaatttgtgactcgaacatgggtggattatgaaaCAAtgacagacatgcaaaaggcccAAGACCTCTCCTACACatgagcaagacacacagactttgtgatagTTTTGCATCTGCTTTTAGTCATTATGTATCTTTtcgtgtgtctctttgtggtcattttgtgtctccttgtgtgagttttgtgtctctttgaggtcattttgtgtcttttttggtcattttgtgtatctttgaggGTTTTTTGCgcattttgtagtttttttttgtctatttgatgttcctttgcatctctttgtggtcttgtTGTATCTCTTTATGGTTATGTTGAGTCTTTTTCTAGTCAGTACGTGTCTGAGTGACACTTTGCAGGGGATGGCCACGGGGAGGCCCTAACACTtttggcccctgggcctgtgcccattAGGCGTGTTCACTAATCCATCCATGAACttgagtctgactcgagtccaagtcatgtgactcgagtccacacctctggaaATTACAACTTCTCTGGCGTTGCTGGAGACTCCCTGGGAGCTTTCCAAGAACTGCCGGATGTCCAAAACTACAGTTTGAAAGGAGCTACCCCAACGTATTATCcagggtgatggaaaaacactcaTATAACACGTAAATGAAATAGCAACTTTGACAGAATAACGTAGAATATTTGCATGTCATATTCAGCAGGTTAAATAGTAATACATTCATTTTCTATAGGCTACTTGCTGCCCTCTTTTTTCAGTATGATAATTTTGATTTATCACAAGCATTTAGTGCCAGGGACACTTCAGTAGTGGAAATATTTGTCCTCAACTTTAACTGCAAACCAACCACTAGTCACGTGTGCCCTTAtatcaaaacacacaacaaaaaaaagattcatTTTATCCTCTTAATATGACAAAGCTGCTCCACatgcaacaataaaatgatcagGGGTTATTCCATGGACtcacatatttgtgtgtgccTTTTTACCCCATGCTTAATGCTTCAATTTTGTGGTGAGTGCtacaaaagaaaaatcattAGTGGTGCTGTCACAGacaatgttctttttttaaagttgcTCCATTAAGCTGAGCGTGGTTGTGCCTTGGACATACAGTGTGAGAGGCAGGATAAACTCCTGTGGTTAGTGCAAAAATATTGCATATTTATAAAAACAGGAACAGGAACAGCGCATGGAAATCAGTGCTCTAGCTAATGAGTGTGAGAGGAACGCACAAACCACCGTCACTCTCGACAATAGCAGGAACACCGCAAGCAATTTCCACTGCGTTTTCTCTCACTCTTCATCTCTCcagttgttttctttgtctctccctctttctttctattCCACTTATTGAGGTAGTCAAATAGTTGAACCGAAGCCAAAACAAGAAGAAACACAGACCAGGCGTTCACATAGTGTTTATAATTATACAAGAATGACGGGATctggaacaaaacattttttcaggtgACAAACATTTCTAGTTTAATCACAGCATGATAATTATTATGAATCATATGTCAAATTTGTGCCTTTGGGGTTGACACCCTCTTTTCCTGGCACACCTGTCATTAGTTGCTCAGGTTTCCTGTCATGCATACCTGCCCGTATCAGCATAAGGTCATCCAAAAATTGACAGTCATCCTACGACAAGGACTTCATGGAGGACAAGCAAAAGATTTCTATATAAGGAGccaaaaagcaacagcagaatTTTGTTGTCATGATTGCACAATCTCCTGTTGTAAACTAAACTAAGGGGATTACTTATCTGCCGGAGGCAATTATCATTACAAAGTGcttacaaaacattttctggttTACAGCACATGTGTTTGACATTTATGTATTCTTTGAGCTGGGTCGCATGAGATATAAATACCCTCAGGAAGGTTCTGTGTCAGGGACCTAAACAATGAGATATGAATTATGGGATGCTGAAATGCTTGAGCGGAATGTCACGTGTTAAGTTTTTCTGAAATTATGTTGAAAGAACTCGAGGGACCGTTGTTCCTCTTCATcgaaactgaaacaaaaaaactgtaaactgaAAGCATTACTTAGCCCAGCACCCGACAAAACAAATTTACACCACACCTTGTGGAAAGTTAGTGGAATTTCTACATTGATAAAACCAAATGACTCTCCTCTGGTATTTACAGCATTTCACTCTGTAAGGGAGTATGATTTTAATGTTACTGGCATCACATATTCAGTGCGCTCATCTCAGACACAAATCCACACTCGCAATCAGCCAGATGTGGGCTGTGATAAACAAAAAGTTGTAACTTCCTTAATGTGCTATTTGTGATGGTATTTCTGTTCATGTATCCCCCTGAGGGCTTATTATACACATCTGCATCATGAACAGCACCGACAGGGGTATTACTTTGAGCCTTACAGACTAAACATCAATAAAAACCAGAGGAAGACATATCTTTCTCTCTGGATGTGGACAAAGAGTGGCCATGTAAAACGTGCTGCCTGCAGGTTAAGAGTGACTCACTGCACTGACCATCCCATGATGTGTGAGGTTGAGACATACAGGCAGACTTGATGGCTCCCCCATTATCACCTAAAAGAGTCCTGTGTTTGCATTCCTGATGCAAAAAGTGAAGTCATATTACGTATAATTTATAACAGCAACAAATCAGaactattttaaaaaatgtctaagCCAATATTGTTCATAGATCACAGATTGTTGCTCAAGTTCATCTTCTGACTCTGGATTTATTTTTAGGTTAATTGTAAAATTCCACTTCGCATTTAtccaaatatcaaaataaatgacATGGTAAGTCCAGAGTCAAATATTTGCCTtgtacaaacaaatacaatgagtatattgtgtttatagtTGGGCATACGGTCTATATTTAATCAGTTACTCAATGCTTGTCTTTTTCCACATCTCAAATTCATCACCCAGCGTACTTTCAAAGCTGACATGGAACCTTACTGCGTCAGGGAGTGCCGTGAAAAGCAGACTGTGGACACATTccttaaattttattttacacaatTAGCCAGGTTGGACTGAAAGGAATCTTAACAAAAACTATAACTAACTGACCCtaaagttcaaataaacaagATGAATGTTTGAACCGTCTCCTTTGTGATTTTTTAGATTCCTAATACCTCTCCTTATAGAGAGCAGCTGGCTGAGATGAACACTTTGTACTCTTGGTGCCACAGTGAGTGTATTATGTGACTTACATAACTGGTGCTAATTGATTGTTGCCATTAtatatagaaataaaacaaacaacattttatgaTAATTGTACATTTAGTTGATATATCATTTATACTGAGCTGAGGAAAAGCTAATGTCTTGActcaacactgaaaacaggaTACAGTggctgcactgcactgcacttaCTCTATCACTATTttcttttatcattttaattaatcatttttgATCTTTTCACTGTGTTGCGTTGTTGTACTTAATGAGCAGCAGCGCAGCAGCAGTGTGCTGGATGGGGTGGGGGAAAAggatgagagactgtgtgtgtcagtcaatGAGCCCCTCCCACCTCCTGTATAAAGGCTCCCAGTCTGGTGTGTAGGAGCTATTAGCAGAGTGACACAGCTGCCTTACAGAACTAGTGGCAATTTCAAGAAACCTGTGGAGTACTCTTTTACAGCTGACTCTACAACAAGAACTTTTTTTCATCCAACTGAATTACCAGAGAATTACAGGTATgtgcactttattttaaagcagATATTGCTGTGATTTGCTGTGCTGCCAGCTGATGGCTCTATCCTTGCTTTTTTGAGGTCGGGGCACAAGTGTAGAGACAAGGACAGGTTATCTGTCTGGTTATATAAGCTGTTCAGctcttaatgtgtgtgtgtgtgtctgttaggGAATTGCCTTCAAGGTGTAAAGCATCTGCTGGAGGCAGTGCATCTAATGGTTGCAAttgattttcttgttttatttgataaGGTAACTGGGTTGAAGAGCACTTTAGTTTTTAAGCTGAGCCTATTTTGGACTCCTCATTGGTAGACTGTCCTTCACATTATTGGCCAGGGGCCCAAAGCATGGTTGCAGGTTTACTTAACCGAGCAAATCTGACCTTAGCttaactttttaaataaatgaatgataaGTGCAAATAACTTGGCTTTTGGACTCTTGTGTAAGCAAGTGCCAGTGTGGTATTCAGGGGAGCAGGAAAAAGTTTTACATGCATTGAGGGACAGTAGGGAATTCACTGAGTTAAATATCAATTTATAGCATAAATAAGTAACTAATAAGTGTCTTCCCTTCTCTCCACAGGAGTCAAAATGCAATTGATCTTCCAGTCCTTCCTCTCCTGCTGTCTGTTGGCGACAGTAGCACACTGTGTGGAACTTGAAGTGAACCCGGAGTTGAGAAAAAGGTGAGTTACCTGAAGAGCAATTCATTCAATAATCATTTTCGTTTGATATAACATGTGACTGTCTGGCAAGTGAGGGACAGCTGTTGCCTGTCTATTGAATAATCTTCCTAAGACcaatggactttttttttttcctcttccagGCTAAGCATATGGCTAGGGAGCAGAATGAGACGGGATCTTGACAGTGTATCAGTACAGAGGACAGCAGAGTCTGACAGCTTTGTCAGACCAGAAGATATCAGGGATACTTTGCTGCCACATTCCAGGTAAGACACTATCCATGCAATCATAACATTCTGCTAGTCATTAAAAAGGAATACAAAATCTAAGCAGAGAATTCTCAGCAATTAACAACTAAGCAGTGAACACCATGGATTAatgttctctcctctctccctctgtcctccagCACTCACACCAATGTCCGAACCAAGAGGTCTAAAAACTCAGCCAACCAGTCAAGAAGACAAGGTTGTTCGCTGGGCACCTGCACAGTGCATGACCTCGCACACCGCCTGCACCAACTCAACAACAAGTTGAAGATCGGGAGCGCCCCTGTTGACAAGATCAGCCCTCAGGGATACGGCCGGAGGCGTCGGTCTCTCCCAGCGCACAGAGTCACACTGAGGCTAGAGCAGGGCAGGCTGAGGCCCGTGTGGAGCATAAATGAGTCACAAGTTCACAAGCTTGAGGCTCTCCTCAGACGGACATGAGCGGGATTTTGCAAGAAGAGTTGGGAACAAAAGCGAGGGAGTTAGTGTGCTCTCTCTGTTCTAAAATTCTCAAAATGCCTCAGACTTCTGCCAAGTATTTCCCGGCACATTTTTTTCTAGGCATGAGAACTGAGTCAGAGCAAGACTGGCTGCACTGAGTTTCTCTAGAGGCTGAATCTTGCAGCTCAGCAATGCCGAGCGTGcaaacaactgcagctggcgCACAGACACTGGATGGCACGGCGTGGAGAGAACTACAGGTGCTGCTCTCTGCTTGGCAGGGGGAAAGGAAGAGTGCTATTAGCTGGCAAAGTGGACACATCCTCTGGCTTAAAGAGGGAACTCTCTTCTAACATTCTGGGACTTTACACATTTCTTCCTCAAGGCCAGGACTTTGATAAGTGCTATCCTCTAAGGATTATACCACCATGTTCCAAACTGTCAGTACTTGCCTGCACTTTTCCATTTGGACTTAAAGTCGAATGAATCATCAGGaaaagacatcttcatcacaaTGCCAAACAGGAAGATAGGCTACAGAGCTCTGAAGCTCTCAGTTTATATCAAGTTTTGGACACTGTATAAGGGATTCTGTGAGCTATGTGCCAGTCCACAATGGATTGAAATATACTTgaaattgttgttgtttgtacaaaaacatgtgcaatctatatttgtttttattgcaggtatatgtatatatgaattcctttatttaaatattatatAGAGGTTACATTAAAGTACTTATGCAGATAGAACTATTTTTGTACAGgaagaaatatatatatgggCATTGTAGCTAAGTGTCATTATTCTTTTGCAAACTGTGGTAATAGGATATGTGttttatatgtatattatatatttgtaaatgtgttctattttatttgtttcaaaGCAATTACATTGTTATTCAATAAACATTTTGCATACAAAATCTAGACCGTCATCCAGACCTCCTTTGCTCATGACTCTTGTAAATTGAAAGTGGCATTCTATTGTCTGAAGCGCACTGCTACAGCAAGACACAGAGCACCTGGTCTCTGTTAAGTGATTACAGGGTCTCATTAGAGCCTCCCCTCCTCTTACTACATTCCCCCTGTTATGACGCCCCCCCTTTCCACTCAGAAAAAGGGCAGACAGGGTGCCAGGCACATTCCTACTTGGTTCAGCTCATATTTGTTGGCTCACCCCACACCACAGAGCAGCCCTAAAGCCATCAGAGGAGGCTGAGGCTTTAGCTCCATCTGTATTCAATGGTAGACGGTTGGGACACGAGAGGGCCGATGCGGGGGGTTCCGGCCTAACATTCTTGAGAGAGCATCAGAAGAACTGCTCCAAGAAAGCACTGATCGTGACCCTTACATTCAAGCAGACCCCTGAGACTCAGCAGCAGTGAAAGGCTGCAGACCTCtaaacttgacacattttcaCCCCCCCGCCCAATCACATTTTTTGAGAGTTCACACTACACCGCCAAAGACATATATTGCAGATTTCGCTTTTGGCTGTACTCCTTCACTCTCTTTTATTTGGACCAGGCCTACAATGCAAAGGGTACATCATGTGCACTTGCCTCTTTTTGCTAGCAGCAGGGGAAATGTAGGGTGAACACAGCACAGAGTGATGGACCATGAGGAGCCACTGAGGATAGTCCAGACGTGGCATCTTATCCTCAAGCTTTGCTCGGTCCCTATTGCAGAAATTCACAATTTAATTTATACATCACATACAGATTCACTACAGTAGTTCAAATCAGGAATTTATTGGATAGCATAAAGTCAAACTAACTGGATAATTAG
The Epinephelus lanceolatus isolate andai-2023 chromosome 2, ASM4190304v1, whole genome shotgun sequence DNA segment above includes these coding regions:
- the adma gene encoding adrenomedullin a; protein product: MQLIFQSFLSCCLLATVAHCVELEVNPELRKRLSIWLGSRMRRDLDSVSVQRTAESDSFVRPEDIRDTLLPHSSTHTNVRTKRSKNSANQSRRQGCSLGTCTVHDLAHRLHQLNNKLKIGSAPVDKISPQGYGRRRRSLPAHRVTLRLEQGRLRPVWSINESQVHKLEALLRRT